Proteins found in one Sorghum bicolor cultivar BTx623 chromosome 1, Sorghum_bicolor_NCBIv3, whole genome shotgun sequence genomic segment:
- the LOC8081067 gene encoding NHL repeat-containing protein 2 isoform X1: MYAQDNREQQQRTASTLHLHPSTRAPQRPASDEPFLHKNHLCHSARSRPGESHPSRAAMARHLAPSSGSLHRLLASRNYPPTSQAPPPRPLLLPKTRSAAMQLPRRGRRDVVAAAAASAPSPSSPGTEVAEGAAWGKVSAVLFDMDGVLCDSEEPSRQAGVDVFAEMGVEVTVDDFVPFMGTGEANFLGGVARAKGVKGFNPESAKKRFFEIYLDKYAKPNSGIGFPGALELIMECKNSGLKVAVASSADRIKVDANLAAAGLPVSLRGTMVRSLPTEPKVLSSTQPLCKMQGFDAIVSADAFENLKPAPDIFLAASKNLGVDTNKCIVIEDALAGVQAAKAAEMRCIAVTTTLEEVALQQGSPSLIRKNIGDISINDILYGGSNARHNEGAENTENSSSVRNALPESLNGTTGAGLSDTKGSPTSKNEGLLGSRREILRYGSLGIALSCFFVAVRNWKAMQFASPKGLLNFFMGGNSSVFARNEGESLSSRVQQIKKYLAEFESGGSATYVPEFPRKLDWLNTAPLQFGRDLKGRVVLLDFWTYCCINCMHVLPDLEFVEKKYKEKPFTVVGVHSAKFDNEKDLEAIRNAVLRYNVTHPVVNDGDMYLWRELGVNSWPTFVLIGPNGKVLAQISGEGHRKDLDEVIGAALEFYEEKELLRNDPLPLALEKDKDSRLLTSPLKFPGKLAVDVQNNRLFISDSNHNRIVVTNLEGQFICQVGSSEEGLLDGPFDAALFNRPQGLAYNSKRNILYVADTENHALREINFVDETVRTLAGNGTKGSDYKGGGQGTNQVLNSPWDVCYDPTEETVYIAMAGQHQIWKHIVRDGVTKVISGDGYERNLNGSSATSTSFAQPSGISLASEMQELFVVDSESSSIRVVNLKTGGSRLLAGGDPVFPENLFRFGDYDGTGSDVLLQHPLGVAYASDNQVYIADSYNHKIKKLDPVTRKVTTIAGTGRAGYKDGPGLAAQLSEPAGLVEVGDGRLLVADTNNNTIRYITLSDKGAEVKTLELIGVQPPSPKPKALKRLRRRLSADTDVIIVDGGSSKEGFLSLAITVPDGYHFSKEARSKFDVETEPPNEVEIEPASGFLNSEGQASLKFRRISSSFSMGRINCKVYYCKEDEVCLYQSVAFDVKFREEAEPSPAQIMLSYSVSPRDNSGSTQLIAARKNAKV, from the exons ATGTACGCCCAGGACAATcgcgagcagcagcagcgcacCGCGTCCACGCTCCACCTCCACCCATCCACTCGTGCGCCGCAGCGGCCAGCGAGCGATGAGCCGTTCCTCCACAAAAACCATCTCTGCCACAGCGCACGCTCCCGACCCGGCGAGTCCCACCCAAGCCGAGCGGCCATGGCGCGGCACCTCGCGCCTTCGTCTGGAAGCCTCCACCGCCTCCTCGCTTCTCGCAActacccgcccacttcccaggCGCCGCCTCCCCGCCCGCTCCTCCTCCCGAAGACCCGATCGGCGGCTATGCAGCTCCCGCGACGCGGGCGGCGCGACGTCGTCGCCGCTGCAGCTGCCTCCGCACCGTCGCCCTCTTCTCCGGGGACCGAGGTGGCGGAGGGAGCGGCCTGGGGGAAGGTCTCCGCCGTGCTCTTCGATATGGACGGCGTGCTCTGCGACAGCGAGGAGCCCTCGCGACAGGCCGGCGTCGATGTCTTCGCCGAGATGGGCGTCGAGGTCACCGTGGATGACTTCGTCCCCTTCATGGGCACTG GTGAGGCCAATTTCCTTGGAGGTGTCGCAAGAGCTAAAGGAGTAAAAGGTTTCAATCCTGAAAGTGCCAAGAAGAGGTTTTTTGAGATATATCTTGACAAG TACGCAAAGCCAAATTCTGGCATCGGATTCCCTGGGGCTCTGGAGCTCATCATGGAG TGCAAAAATTCTGGTCTTAAGGTTGCTGTTGCATCCAGTGCCGACAGGATTAAGGTGGATGCCAATCTGGCTGCTGCTGGTTTGCCTGTGTCTCT GCGTGGCACAATGGTGAGAAGCCTTCCCACTGAGCCAAAGGTCCTGAGTTCGACGCAGCCTCTCTGCAAAATGCAGGG ATTTGATGCTATTGTTTCTGCTGACGCGTTTGAAAATTTGAAGCCCGCTCCGGACATATTTCTGGCAGCATCAAAGAACTTAGGTGTTGACACAAACAAG TGCATTGTGATAGAAGATGCACTTGCTGGTGTTCAAGCTGCAAAAGCTGCGGAAATGAG ATGTATCGCTGTGACGACTACTCTAGAGGAAGTTGCGTTACAACAAGGCAGTCCCTCACTCATACGAAAGAATATTGGAGACATTTCAATTAACGACATTTTGTATGGTGGTTCTAATGCTCGCCACA ATGAAGGGGCAGAAAATACTGAGAATAGTAGTTCGGTACGAAATGCTTTGCCTGAGAGTCTGAACGGAACAACTGGTGCTGGACTTTCTGACACAAAAGGTTCTCCAACCTCAAAAAATGAAGG GCTGTTGGGTTCTCGACGCGAAATATTGAGATATGGGAGTCTGGGAATAGCCCTTTCCTGTTTTTTTGTTGCAGTCAGAAATTGGAAG GCAATGCAGTTTGCATCTCCCAAAGGGCTGCTGAATTTCTTCATGGGTGGAAATAGTTCAGTTTTTGCCAGAAATGAAG GAGAATCTTTGTCATCAAGAGTTCAACAAATAAAGAAATATCTAGCTGAGTTTGAATCTGG GGGTTCTGCCACATATGTTCCTGAGTTTCCAAGAAAGCTTGACTGGTTGAATACAGCTCCACTTCAGTTTGGACGA GATTTAAAAGGAAGGGTGGTGCTGCTGGATTTTTGGACCTATTGCTGCATTAACTGCATGCATGTCTTGCCAGACCTTGAGTTTGTAGAGAAGAAGTATAAAGAAAAGCCT TTCACTGTTGTTGGTGTGCACTCTGCCAAATTTGATAACGAAAAGGACCTTGAAGCTATCCGTAATGCTGTTCTGCGCTACAACGTTACCCACCCG GTTGTAAATGACGGTGACATGTACTTGTGGAGAGAACTGGGTGTGAACTCTTGGCCTACATTTGTTCTTATTGGACCCAACGGAAAGGTTCTAGCACAGATATCAGGTGAAGGTCATAGAAAG GATCTGGATGAAGTAATTGGTGCAGCACTTGAATTTTATGAAGAGAAGGAACTGTTACGAAATGACCCCCTTCCCTTGGCATTGGAAAAGGACAAGGATAGTCGTTTACTAACTTCGCCTCTCAAATTTCCTGGGAAACTTGCTGTTGATGTGCAGAACAATCGATTATTCATATCAGACAGCAATCATAATCGAATT GTGGTGACCAACTTGGAAGGGCAGTTCATATGTCAAGTTGGGAGTTCTGAGGAAGGATTGCTtgatggcccatttgatgctgCCCTATTTAACCGCCCTCAG GGTCTTGCTTAcaattccaaaaggaatatcttATATGTTGCAGACACTGAGAACCACGCGCTGCG AGAAATTAATTTTGTGGACGAGACTGTGAGAACACTAGCTGGAAATGGGACGAAAGGATCTGATTACAAAGGAGGAGGTCAAGGAACAAACCAG GTCCTAAATTCACCATGGGATGTATGCTACGATCCCACAGAGGAGACCGTGTATATTGCAATGGCTGGGCAACACCAGATCTGGAAGCACATTGTACGTGATGGAGTAACCAAAGTTATTAGCGGTGATGGCTATGAGAGGAATCTGAATGGCTCAAG CGCCACCAGCACATCGTTTGCACAGCCTTCTGGGATTTCATTAGCTTCTG AAATGCAGGAGTTATTTGTTGTTGATAGTGAAAGCAGTTCCATTCGAGTTGTTAATTTGAAGACAGGAGGCTCAAGATTGCTGGCTGGAGGAGATCCAGTATTTCCAGAAAATTTGTTTAGG TTTGGAGATTATGATGGGACTGGCTCAGATGTGCTACTCCAGCATCCCTTGGGTGTTGCTTATGCCAGTGACAATCAAGTATATATAGCTGATTCCTACAATCATAAG ATAAAAAAGCTAGATCCTGTCACAAGAAAAGTTACAACTATTGCTGGAACTGGGCGTGCAGGATACAAGGATGGTCCAGGCTTGGCAGCTCAA CTTTCTGAGCCAGCAGGACTTGTTGAAGTTGGTGATG GAAGGCTTCTTGTAGCAGATACAAACAACAACACAATCAGATATATAACTCTTAGTGACAAAGGTGCTGAGGTGAAGACACTAGAGTTGATCGGAGTGCAACCgccatcaccaaaaccaaaggcATTGAAACGCCTAAGACGGCGGTTATCAGCAGATACAGATGTTATTATTGTCGATGGTGGTTCTTCAAAGGAAGGATTCTTGTCTCTTGCAATCACAGTACCTGATGGTTACCATTTCTCTAAG GAAGCTCGCAGTAAATTTGATGTGGAAACAGAGCCGCCTAATGAAGTTGAGATCGAGCCAGCGAGCGGATTTCTAAACTCTGAAGGACAGGCATCACTGAAGTTCAGAAGGATATCGTCATCCTTCTCAATGGGAAGGATAAACTGCAAG GTTTACTACTGtaaagaagatgaagtttgTCTTTACCAATCGGTTGCTTTTGATGTCAAATTCCGTGAAGAGGCCGAACCCAGTCCAGCACAAATTATGCTATCCTATTCTGTTTCGCCAAGAGATAATTCAGGTAGTACACAGCTAATAGCTGCTAGAAAGAATGCCAAGGTGTAG
- the LOC8081067 gene encoding NHL repeat-containing protein 2 isoform X3: MYAQDNREQQQRTASTLHLHPSTRAPQRPASDEPFLHKNHLCHSARSRPGESHPSRAAMARHLAPSSGSLHRLLASRNYPPTSQAPPPRPLLLPKTRSAAMQLPRRGRRDVVAAAAASAPSPSSPGTEVAEGAAWGKVSAVLFDMDGVLCDSEEPSRQAGVDVFAEMGVEVTVDDFVPFMGTGEANFLGGVARAKGVKGFNPESAKKRFFEIYLDKYAKPNSGIGFPGALELIMECKNSGLKVAVASSADRIKVDANLAAAGLPVSLRGTMVRSLPTEPKVLSSTQPLCKMQGFDAIVSADAFENLKPAPDIFLAASKNLGVDTNKCIVIEDALAGVQAAKAAEMRCIAVTTTLEEVALQQGSPSLIRKNIGDISINDILYGGSNARHNEGAENTENSSSVRNALPESLNGTTGAGLSDTKGSPTSKNEGLLGSRREILRYGSLGIALSCFFVAVRNWKAMQFASPKGLLNFFMGGNSSVFARNEGESLSSRVQQIKKYLAEFESGGSATYVPEFPRKLDWLNTAPLQFGRDLKGRVVLLDFWTYCCINCMHVLPDLEFVEKKYKEKPFTVVGVHSAKFDNEKDLEAIRNAVLRYNVTHPVVNDGDMYLWRELGVNSWPTFVLIGPNGKVLAQISGEGHRKDLDEVIGAALEFYEEKELLRNDPLPLALEKDKDSRLLTSPLKFPGKLAVDVQNNRLFISDSNHNRIVVTNLEGQFICQVGSSEEGLLDGPFDAALFNRPQGLAYNSKRNILYVADTENHALREINFVDETVRTLAGNGTKGSDYKGGGQGTNQVLNSPWDVCYDPTEETVYIAMAGQHQIWKHIVRDGVTKVISGDGYERNLNGSSATSTSFAQPSGISLASEMQELFVVDSESSSIRVVNLKTGGSRLLAGGDPVFPENLFRFGDYDGTGSDVLLQHPLGVAYASDNQVYIADSYNHKIKKLDPVTRKVTTIAGTGRAGYKDGPGLAAQLSEPAGLVEVGDGNFGIYSFSEGFL; the protein is encoded by the exons ATGTACGCCCAGGACAATcgcgagcagcagcagcgcacCGCGTCCACGCTCCACCTCCACCCATCCACTCGTGCGCCGCAGCGGCCAGCGAGCGATGAGCCGTTCCTCCACAAAAACCATCTCTGCCACAGCGCACGCTCCCGACCCGGCGAGTCCCACCCAAGCCGAGCGGCCATGGCGCGGCACCTCGCGCCTTCGTCTGGAAGCCTCCACCGCCTCCTCGCTTCTCGCAActacccgcccacttcccaggCGCCGCCTCCCCGCCCGCTCCTCCTCCCGAAGACCCGATCGGCGGCTATGCAGCTCCCGCGACGCGGGCGGCGCGACGTCGTCGCCGCTGCAGCTGCCTCCGCACCGTCGCCCTCTTCTCCGGGGACCGAGGTGGCGGAGGGAGCGGCCTGGGGGAAGGTCTCCGCCGTGCTCTTCGATATGGACGGCGTGCTCTGCGACAGCGAGGAGCCCTCGCGACAGGCCGGCGTCGATGTCTTCGCCGAGATGGGCGTCGAGGTCACCGTGGATGACTTCGTCCCCTTCATGGGCACTG GTGAGGCCAATTTCCTTGGAGGTGTCGCAAGAGCTAAAGGAGTAAAAGGTTTCAATCCTGAAAGTGCCAAGAAGAGGTTTTTTGAGATATATCTTGACAAG TACGCAAAGCCAAATTCTGGCATCGGATTCCCTGGGGCTCTGGAGCTCATCATGGAG TGCAAAAATTCTGGTCTTAAGGTTGCTGTTGCATCCAGTGCCGACAGGATTAAGGTGGATGCCAATCTGGCTGCTGCTGGTTTGCCTGTGTCTCT GCGTGGCACAATGGTGAGAAGCCTTCCCACTGAGCCAAAGGTCCTGAGTTCGACGCAGCCTCTCTGCAAAATGCAGGG ATTTGATGCTATTGTTTCTGCTGACGCGTTTGAAAATTTGAAGCCCGCTCCGGACATATTTCTGGCAGCATCAAAGAACTTAGGTGTTGACACAAACAAG TGCATTGTGATAGAAGATGCACTTGCTGGTGTTCAAGCTGCAAAAGCTGCGGAAATGAG ATGTATCGCTGTGACGACTACTCTAGAGGAAGTTGCGTTACAACAAGGCAGTCCCTCACTCATACGAAAGAATATTGGAGACATTTCAATTAACGACATTTTGTATGGTGGTTCTAATGCTCGCCACA ATGAAGGGGCAGAAAATACTGAGAATAGTAGTTCGGTACGAAATGCTTTGCCTGAGAGTCTGAACGGAACAACTGGTGCTGGACTTTCTGACACAAAAGGTTCTCCAACCTCAAAAAATGAAGG GCTGTTGGGTTCTCGACGCGAAATATTGAGATATGGGAGTCTGGGAATAGCCCTTTCCTGTTTTTTTGTTGCAGTCAGAAATTGGAAG GCAATGCAGTTTGCATCTCCCAAAGGGCTGCTGAATTTCTTCATGGGTGGAAATAGTTCAGTTTTTGCCAGAAATGAAG GAGAATCTTTGTCATCAAGAGTTCAACAAATAAAGAAATATCTAGCTGAGTTTGAATCTGG GGGTTCTGCCACATATGTTCCTGAGTTTCCAAGAAAGCTTGACTGGTTGAATACAGCTCCACTTCAGTTTGGACGA GATTTAAAAGGAAGGGTGGTGCTGCTGGATTTTTGGACCTATTGCTGCATTAACTGCATGCATGTCTTGCCAGACCTTGAGTTTGTAGAGAAGAAGTATAAAGAAAAGCCT TTCACTGTTGTTGGTGTGCACTCTGCCAAATTTGATAACGAAAAGGACCTTGAAGCTATCCGTAATGCTGTTCTGCGCTACAACGTTACCCACCCG GTTGTAAATGACGGTGACATGTACTTGTGGAGAGAACTGGGTGTGAACTCTTGGCCTACATTTGTTCTTATTGGACCCAACGGAAAGGTTCTAGCACAGATATCAGGTGAAGGTCATAGAAAG GATCTGGATGAAGTAATTGGTGCAGCACTTGAATTTTATGAAGAGAAGGAACTGTTACGAAATGACCCCCTTCCCTTGGCATTGGAAAAGGACAAGGATAGTCGTTTACTAACTTCGCCTCTCAAATTTCCTGGGAAACTTGCTGTTGATGTGCAGAACAATCGATTATTCATATCAGACAGCAATCATAATCGAATT GTGGTGACCAACTTGGAAGGGCAGTTCATATGTCAAGTTGGGAGTTCTGAGGAAGGATTGCTtgatggcccatttgatgctgCCCTATTTAACCGCCCTCAG GGTCTTGCTTAcaattccaaaaggaatatcttATATGTTGCAGACACTGAGAACCACGCGCTGCG AGAAATTAATTTTGTGGACGAGACTGTGAGAACACTAGCTGGAAATGGGACGAAAGGATCTGATTACAAAGGAGGAGGTCAAGGAACAAACCAG GTCCTAAATTCACCATGGGATGTATGCTACGATCCCACAGAGGAGACCGTGTATATTGCAATGGCTGGGCAACACCAGATCTGGAAGCACATTGTACGTGATGGAGTAACCAAAGTTATTAGCGGTGATGGCTATGAGAGGAATCTGAATGGCTCAAG CGCCACCAGCACATCGTTTGCACAGCCTTCTGGGATTTCATTAGCTTCTG AAATGCAGGAGTTATTTGTTGTTGATAGTGAAAGCAGTTCCATTCGAGTTGTTAATTTGAAGACAGGAGGCTCAAGATTGCTGGCTGGAGGAGATCCAGTATTTCCAGAAAATTTGTTTAGG TTTGGAGATTATGATGGGACTGGCTCAGATGTGCTACTCCAGCATCCCTTGGGTGTTGCTTATGCCAGTGACAATCAAGTATATATAGCTGATTCCTACAATCATAAG ATAAAAAAGCTAGATCCTGTCACAAGAAAAGTTACAACTATTGCTGGAACTGGGCGTGCAGGATACAAGGATGGTCCAGGCTTGGCAGCTCAA CTTTCTGAGCCAGCAGGACTTGTTGAAGTTGGTGATGGTAATTTCGGCATTTATTCATTTTCA GAAGGCTTCTTGTAG
- the LOC8081067 gene encoding NHL repeat-containing protein 2 isoform X2 translates to MYAQDNREQQQRTASTLHLHPSTRAPQRPASDEPFLHKNHLCHSARSRPGESHPSRAAMARHLAPSSGSLHRLLASRNYPPTSQAPPPRPLLLPKTRSAAMQLPRRGRRDVVAAAAASAPSPSSPGTEVAEGAAWGKVSAVLFDMDGVLCDSEEPSRQAGVDVFAEMGVEVTVDDFVPFMGTGEANFLGGVARAKGVKGFNPESAKKRFFEIYLDKYAKPNSGIGFPGALELIMECKNSGLKVAVASSADRIKVDANLAAAGLPVSLFDAIVSADAFENLKPAPDIFLAASKNLGVDTNKCIVIEDALAGVQAAKAAEMRCIAVTTTLEEVALQQGSPSLIRKNIGDISINDILYGGSNARHNEGAENTENSSSVRNALPESLNGTTGAGLSDTKGSPTSKNEGLLGSRREILRYGSLGIALSCFFVAVRNWKAMQFASPKGLLNFFMGGNSSVFARNEGESLSSRVQQIKKYLAEFESGGSATYVPEFPRKLDWLNTAPLQFGRDLKGRVVLLDFWTYCCINCMHVLPDLEFVEKKYKEKPFTVVGVHSAKFDNEKDLEAIRNAVLRYNVTHPVVNDGDMYLWRELGVNSWPTFVLIGPNGKVLAQISGEGHRKDLDEVIGAALEFYEEKELLRNDPLPLALEKDKDSRLLTSPLKFPGKLAVDVQNNRLFISDSNHNRIVVTNLEGQFICQVGSSEEGLLDGPFDAALFNRPQGLAYNSKRNILYVADTENHALREINFVDETVRTLAGNGTKGSDYKGGGQGTNQVLNSPWDVCYDPTEETVYIAMAGQHQIWKHIVRDGVTKVISGDGYERNLNGSSATSTSFAQPSGISLASEMQELFVVDSESSSIRVVNLKTGGSRLLAGGDPVFPENLFRFGDYDGTGSDVLLQHPLGVAYASDNQVYIADSYNHKIKKLDPVTRKVTTIAGTGRAGYKDGPGLAAQLSEPAGLVEVGDGRLLVADTNNNTIRYITLSDKGAEVKTLELIGVQPPSPKPKALKRLRRRLSADTDVIIVDGGSSKEGFLSLAITVPDGYHFSKEARSKFDVETEPPNEVEIEPASGFLNSEGQASLKFRRISSSFSMGRINCKVYYCKEDEVCLYQSVAFDVKFREEAEPSPAQIMLSYSVSPRDNSGSTQLIAARKNAKV, encoded by the exons ATGTACGCCCAGGACAATcgcgagcagcagcagcgcacCGCGTCCACGCTCCACCTCCACCCATCCACTCGTGCGCCGCAGCGGCCAGCGAGCGATGAGCCGTTCCTCCACAAAAACCATCTCTGCCACAGCGCACGCTCCCGACCCGGCGAGTCCCACCCAAGCCGAGCGGCCATGGCGCGGCACCTCGCGCCTTCGTCTGGAAGCCTCCACCGCCTCCTCGCTTCTCGCAActacccgcccacttcccaggCGCCGCCTCCCCGCCCGCTCCTCCTCCCGAAGACCCGATCGGCGGCTATGCAGCTCCCGCGACGCGGGCGGCGCGACGTCGTCGCCGCTGCAGCTGCCTCCGCACCGTCGCCCTCTTCTCCGGGGACCGAGGTGGCGGAGGGAGCGGCCTGGGGGAAGGTCTCCGCCGTGCTCTTCGATATGGACGGCGTGCTCTGCGACAGCGAGGAGCCCTCGCGACAGGCCGGCGTCGATGTCTTCGCCGAGATGGGCGTCGAGGTCACCGTGGATGACTTCGTCCCCTTCATGGGCACTG GTGAGGCCAATTTCCTTGGAGGTGTCGCAAGAGCTAAAGGAGTAAAAGGTTTCAATCCTGAAAGTGCCAAGAAGAGGTTTTTTGAGATATATCTTGACAAG TACGCAAAGCCAAATTCTGGCATCGGATTCCCTGGGGCTCTGGAGCTCATCATGGAG TGCAAAAATTCTGGTCTTAAGGTTGCTGTTGCATCCAGTGCCGACAGGATTAAGGTGGATGCCAATCTGGCTGCTGCTGGTTTGCCTGTGTCTCT ATTTGATGCTATTGTTTCTGCTGACGCGTTTGAAAATTTGAAGCCCGCTCCGGACATATTTCTGGCAGCATCAAAGAACTTAGGTGTTGACACAAACAAG TGCATTGTGATAGAAGATGCACTTGCTGGTGTTCAAGCTGCAAAAGCTGCGGAAATGAG ATGTATCGCTGTGACGACTACTCTAGAGGAAGTTGCGTTACAACAAGGCAGTCCCTCACTCATACGAAAGAATATTGGAGACATTTCAATTAACGACATTTTGTATGGTGGTTCTAATGCTCGCCACA ATGAAGGGGCAGAAAATACTGAGAATAGTAGTTCGGTACGAAATGCTTTGCCTGAGAGTCTGAACGGAACAACTGGTGCTGGACTTTCTGACACAAAAGGTTCTCCAACCTCAAAAAATGAAGG GCTGTTGGGTTCTCGACGCGAAATATTGAGATATGGGAGTCTGGGAATAGCCCTTTCCTGTTTTTTTGTTGCAGTCAGAAATTGGAAG GCAATGCAGTTTGCATCTCCCAAAGGGCTGCTGAATTTCTTCATGGGTGGAAATAGTTCAGTTTTTGCCAGAAATGAAG GAGAATCTTTGTCATCAAGAGTTCAACAAATAAAGAAATATCTAGCTGAGTTTGAATCTGG GGGTTCTGCCACATATGTTCCTGAGTTTCCAAGAAAGCTTGACTGGTTGAATACAGCTCCACTTCAGTTTGGACGA GATTTAAAAGGAAGGGTGGTGCTGCTGGATTTTTGGACCTATTGCTGCATTAACTGCATGCATGTCTTGCCAGACCTTGAGTTTGTAGAGAAGAAGTATAAAGAAAAGCCT TTCACTGTTGTTGGTGTGCACTCTGCCAAATTTGATAACGAAAAGGACCTTGAAGCTATCCGTAATGCTGTTCTGCGCTACAACGTTACCCACCCG GTTGTAAATGACGGTGACATGTACTTGTGGAGAGAACTGGGTGTGAACTCTTGGCCTACATTTGTTCTTATTGGACCCAACGGAAAGGTTCTAGCACAGATATCAGGTGAAGGTCATAGAAAG GATCTGGATGAAGTAATTGGTGCAGCACTTGAATTTTATGAAGAGAAGGAACTGTTACGAAATGACCCCCTTCCCTTGGCATTGGAAAAGGACAAGGATAGTCGTTTACTAACTTCGCCTCTCAAATTTCCTGGGAAACTTGCTGTTGATGTGCAGAACAATCGATTATTCATATCAGACAGCAATCATAATCGAATT GTGGTGACCAACTTGGAAGGGCAGTTCATATGTCAAGTTGGGAGTTCTGAGGAAGGATTGCTtgatggcccatttgatgctgCCCTATTTAACCGCCCTCAG GGTCTTGCTTAcaattccaaaaggaatatcttATATGTTGCAGACACTGAGAACCACGCGCTGCG AGAAATTAATTTTGTGGACGAGACTGTGAGAACACTAGCTGGAAATGGGACGAAAGGATCTGATTACAAAGGAGGAGGTCAAGGAACAAACCAG GTCCTAAATTCACCATGGGATGTATGCTACGATCCCACAGAGGAGACCGTGTATATTGCAATGGCTGGGCAACACCAGATCTGGAAGCACATTGTACGTGATGGAGTAACCAAAGTTATTAGCGGTGATGGCTATGAGAGGAATCTGAATGGCTCAAG CGCCACCAGCACATCGTTTGCACAGCCTTCTGGGATTTCATTAGCTTCTG AAATGCAGGAGTTATTTGTTGTTGATAGTGAAAGCAGTTCCATTCGAGTTGTTAATTTGAAGACAGGAGGCTCAAGATTGCTGGCTGGAGGAGATCCAGTATTTCCAGAAAATTTGTTTAGG TTTGGAGATTATGATGGGACTGGCTCAGATGTGCTACTCCAGCATCCCTTGGGTGTTGCTTATGCCAGTGACAATCAAGTATATATAGCTGATTCCTACAATCATAAG ATAAAAAAGCTAGATCCTGTCACAAGAAAAGTTACAACTATTGCTGGAACTGGGCGTGCAGGATACAAGGATGGTCCAGGCTTGGCAGCTCAA CTTTCTGAGCCAGCAGGACTTGTTGAAGTTGGTGATG GAAGGCTTCTTGTAGCAGATACAAACAACAACACAATCAGATATATAACTCTTAGTGACAAAGGTGCTGAGGTGAAGACACTAGAGTTGATCGGAGTGCAACCgccatcaccaaaaccaaaggcATTGAAACGCCTAAGACGGCGGTTATCAGCAGATACAGATGTTATTATTGTCGATGGTGGTTCTTCAAAGGAAGGATTCTTGTCTCTTGCAATCACAGTACCTGATGGTTACCATTTCTCTAAG GAAGCTCGCAGTAAATTTGATGTGGAAACAGAGCCGCCTAATGAAGTTGAGATCGAGCCAGCGAGCGGATTTCTAAACTCTGAAGGACAGGCATCACTGAAGTTCAGAAGGATATCGTCATCCTTCTCAATGGGAAGGATAAACTGCAAG GTTTACTACTGtaaagaagatgaagtttgTCTTTACCAATCGGTTGCTTTTGATGTCAAATTCCGTGAAGAGGCCGAACCCAGTCCAGCACAAATTATGCTATCCTATTCTGTTTCGCCAAGAGATAATTCAGGTAGTACACAGCTAATAGCTGCTAGAAAGAATGCCAAGGTGTAG